A genomic stretch from Lysobacter ciconiae includes:
- the bamA gene encoding outer membrane protein assembly factor BamA, with the protein MTRPIPRRLLVLALASALSTVPALSAVAQQQSAIAAPVAPFTVSDIRVDGLQRISAGTVFTYLPVERGDTMDQAAAGDAIRALYKTGFFEDVRIGHQGDILVVTVVERPAINKLTLTGNKDIKTEDLMKGLNDIGLTEGNTFDRLSLDRVTQELTRQYNNRGKYNVKVTPSVAALPRNRVDVTIAVEEGKAARIQHINLIGNELFDDKEITGGWESGVHNWLSWYRRDDQYSREKLSGDLEKLNNFYLDRGYVDFNIDSTQVAISPDLQDMFITAGVTEGEQYKISSVEITGDTVLPKEDIEKMVLVKPDQVFSRSLLEISSDAITATLGNVGYAFAQVNPIPDVNREDKTVAIAMQVVPGPRVNVRRISFKGNSRTADEVLRRQMRQFEGSWYSQAAIDRSKIRIQGLGYFDKVDVETVPVPGASDQVDVVYNVNEVAAGSFVFGLGYSQLTGLSTQVQVSQNNFLGSGNRIAVQAQRNDYLQRYDFSFTDPYFTDNGVSLGYNLRWSEFNNSNFNTARYSSTSGMAQMVLGVPITETDSFTTLLGIDSNQIFAYRGSTPESIVDYIDAVGQRTFHAWRGEIGWARNTLNSALTPTRGLSQRLWLEATLPGSTVEYYKLNYSLSHFWPLSRHLVLNTRAELGYGDSYGDASVRNICYTPPTQDNPDPVQTTNCDPSSPDYVKTVTADGLPFFENFYAGGTRSVRGFKDNTLGPREAALYSSYLQPIGGAVKTVGSVEMIFPTLIDSTAARVSAFLDFGNVFASTDDFDAGELRASTGLALMWRSPMGPITISYAFPVKKEDGDQLERLQFTFGGSF; encoded by the coding sequence ATGACGCGACCCATCCCCCGCCGCCTGCTGGTCCTGGCCCTTGCTTCGGCGCTTTCCACGGTTCCCGCGTTGAGCGCGGTTGCGCAGCAGCAGTCCGCGATCGCCGCACCGGTCGCTCCCTTCACCGTCAGCGACATCCGCGTGGACGGCCTGCAGCGGATTTCCGCCGGTACGGTGTTCACCTACCTGCCGGTCGAGCGTGGCGACACGATGGACCAGGCCGCGGCCGGCGATGCGATCCGCGCGCTGTACAAGACCGGGTTCTTCGAGGACGTCCGCATCGGTCACCAGGGCGACATCCTGGTGGTCACCGTCGTCGAGCGTCCGGCGATCAACAAGCTGACCCTGACCGGCAACAAGGACATCAAGACCGAGGACCTGATGAAGGGCCTCAACGACATCGGCCTGACCGAAGGCAACACCTTCGACCGGCTGAGCCTGGACCGCGTCACCCAGGAACTGACCCGCCAGTACAACAACCGCGGCAAGTACAACGTCAAGGTCACCCCGTCGGTGGCCGCGCTGCCGCGCAACCGCGTCGACGTGACCATCGCGGTGGAAGAAGGCAAGGCCGCCCGGATCCAGCACATCAACCTGATCGGCAACGAGCTGTTTGACGACAAGGAAATCACCGGCGGCTGGGAGTCGGGCGTGCACAACTGGCTGAGCTGGTACCGCCGCGATGACCAGTACTCGCGCGAGAAGCTCTCCGGCGACCTGGAAAAGCTCAACAACTTCTACCTGGACCGTGGCTACGTCGACTTCAACATCGACTCCACCCAGGTCGCCATCAGCCCCGACCTGCAGGACATGTTCATCACCGCCGGCGTGACCGAGGGCGAGCAGTACAAGATCTCCAGCGTCGAGATCACCGGCGACACCGTGCTGCCCAAGGAAGACATCGAGAAGATGGTGCTGGTCAAGCCCGACCAGGTGTTCTCGCGCAGCCTGCTGGAAATCAGCTCCGATGCGATCACCGCCACGCTGGGCAACGTCGGCTATGCCTTCGCCCAGGTCAATCCGATTCCCGACGTCAACCGCGAGGACAAGACGGTCGCGATCGCGATGCAGGTGGTCCCCGGGCCGCGCGTCAACGTGCGCCGGATCAGCTTCAAGGGCAACTCGCGCACCGCCGATGAGGTCCTGCGCCGGCAGATGCGCCAGTTTGAGGGGTCCTGGTATTCGCAGGCCGCGATCGACCGCTCCAAGATCCGCATCCAGGGGCTGGGCTATTTCGACAAGGTCGATGTGGAAACCGTGCCGGTGCCAGGCGCCAGCGACCAGGTCGATGTCGTCTACAACGTCAACGAGGTCGCCGCCGGCAGCTTCGTGTTCGGGCTGGGCTATTCGCAGCTGACCGGCCTGAGCACGCAGGTGCAGGTGTCGCAGAACAACTTCCTGGGCAGCGGCAACCGCATCGCCGTTCAGGCGCAGCGCAACGACTACCTGCAGCGCTACGACTTCTCCTTCACCGATCCGTACTTCACCGACAACGGCGTCTCGCTGGGCTACAACCTGCGCTGGAGCGAGTTCAACAACTCCAACTTCAACACCGCGCGCTACTCCTCCACCAGCGGCATGGCGCAGATGGTGCTCGGCGTGCCGATCACCGAGACCGACAGCTTCACCACGCTGCTGGGCATCGACAGCAACCAGATCTTCGCCTACCGCGGTTCCACGCCCGAATCCATCGTCGACTACATCGATGCGGTCGGCCAGCGCACCTTCCACGCCTGGCGCGGCGAGATCGGCTGGGCGCGCAACACGCTCAACAGCGCGCTGACGCCGACCCGCGGCCTGTCGCAGCGCCTGTGGCTGGAGGCGACCCTGCCCGGCTCCACCGTGGAGTACTACAAGCTCAACTACAGCCTGTCGCACTTCTGGCCGCTGTCGCGCCACCTGGTGCTCAACACGCGCGCCGAGCTGGGCTACGGCGACAGCTACGGTGACGCCTCGGTGCGCAACATCTGCTACACGCCGCCGACCCAGGACAATCCGGATCCGGTGCAGACTACCAATTGCGACCCGAGCTCGCCCGATTACGTGAAGACCGTCACCGCCGACGGCCTGCCGTTCTTCGAGAATTTCTACGCCGGTGGTACGCGCTCGGTCCGCGGCTTCAAGGACAACACCCTGGGCCCGCGCGAGGCTGCGCTGTACAGCAGCTACCTGCAGCCGATCGGTGGCGCGGTGAAGACCGTCGGCTCGGTGGAGATGATCTTCCCGACCCTGATCGACAGCACGGCGGCGCGCGTCTCCGCGTTCCTCGACTTCGGTAACGTGTTTGCCAGCACCGACGATTTCGATGCCGGCGAGCTGCGCGCGTCCACCGGTCTGGCGCTGATGTGGCGCTCGCCGATGGGCCCGATCACGATCAGCTACGCGTTCCCGGTCAAGAAGGAAGACGGCGACCAGCTGGAGCGCCTGCAGTTCACCTTCGGCGGCTCGTTCTGA
- the lpxD gene encoding UDP-3-O-(3-hydroxymyristoyl)glucosamine N-acyltransferase: protein MPSTAPTVAELAERFSLGVRGDATARIRGVGTLANAGKDQLAFLANPRYRGQLDDSTAAAVVMRAADAEGYGGTALVAEDPYTAFAKIAAVFEVVPVREPGVHPMADIHADAVVDPAAHVGAFSSIGAGSRVDAGAFVGPSCVVGEDCVVGAGSELLARVTLVTRVRLGRRVRIHPGAVIGADGFGLAMDAGRWIKVPQLGGVVIGDDCEIGANTCIDRGAIEDTVLEEDVRLDNLIQVGHNVRIGAHTAMAGCVAIAGSARIGRYCMIAGGAGIAGHLEICDRVVVTAMSLVSSSIREPGEYSSGTGLMDNRSWRRNAARFRQLDRMARQLRDQEPKDDTQ, encoded by the coding sequence ATGCCCTCCACTGCACCAACCGTGGCCGAGCTGGCCGAGCGGTTCTCGCTCGGCGTGCGCGGCGACGCGACCGCGCGCATCCGTGGCGTCGGCACGCTCGCCAATGCCGGCAAGGACCAGCTCGCCTTCCTGGCCAACCCCAGGTACCGCGGCCAGCTGGACGACTCGACAGCGGCCGCCGTGGTGATGCGCGCCGCCGATGCCGAGGGCTACGGTGGCACGGCGCTGGTCGCCGAGGATCCCTACACCGCGTTCGCCAAGATCGCCGCCGTGTTTGAGGTGGTGCCCGTGCGCGAGCCCGGCGTCCACCCGATGGCCGACATCCACGCCGACGCGGTGGTCGACCCTGCCGCGCATGTCGGCGCCTTCAGCAGCATCGGTGCCGGCAGCCGCGTCGATGCCGGCGCGTTCGTCGGTCCTTCCTGCGTTGTCGGTGAGGACTGCGTGGTGGGCGCCGGGAGCGAACTTCTGGCGCGCGTCACCCTGGTCACCCGGGTCCGGCTGGGCCGGCGCGTGCGCATCCATCCCGGCGCGGTGATCGGCGCCGACGGCTTCGGCCTGGCGATGGACGCAGGACGCTGGATCAAGGTGCCGCAGCTGGGCGGCGTAGTGATCGGAGATGACTGCGAGATCGGTGCCAACACCTGCATTGACCGCGGCGCGATCGAGGACACGGTGCTGGAGGAGGATGTCCGTCTGGACAACCTGATCCAGGTCGGCCACAACGTCCGCATCGGCGCGCACACGGCGATGGCCGGCTGCGTCGCCATCGCGGGCAGCGCCCGGATCGGTCGCTACTGCATGATCGCCGGCGGTGCCGGCATCGCCGGGCACCTGGAAATCTGCGACCGGGTGGTGGTGACGGCAATGAGCCTGGTGAGCAGTTCGATCCGCGAACCCGGAGAATACTCGTCCGGCACCGGGCTGATGGACAATCGCAGCTGGCGCAGGAACGCCGCGCGATTCCGGCAGCTGGACAGGATGGCGCGCCAGTTGCGCGACCAGGAACCTAAGGACGACACGCAATGA
- the fabZ gene encoding 3-hydroxyacyl-ACP dehydratase FabZ, protein MTDALKLPIDVPGIQAMLPHRYPFLLVDRVTELEPNKRIQAYKNVTNNEPFFNGHFPGQPVMPGVLVIEALAQAGGLLTQLSLGGTFENKLFYLVKIDGARFSRMVVPGDRLDLEVVLKRTIRNMALYQGIARVDGEQAACADILCAEVVNKP, encoded by the coding sequence ATGACCGATGCACTCAAGCTCCCGATCGATGTTCCGGGTATCCAGGCGATGTTGCCGCACCGCTACCCGTTCCTGCTGGTCGACCGGGTAACGGAGCTGGAGCCGAACAAGCGCATCCAGGCCTACAAGAACGTCACCAACAACGAGCCGTTCTTCAACGGCCACTTTCCAGGCCAGCCGGTGATGCCCGGCGTGCTGGTGATCGAGGCGCTGGCCCAGGCGGGCGGCCTGCTCACCCAGCTCTCGCTGGGCGGCACGTTCGAGAACAAGCTGTTCTACCTGGTCAAGATCGATGGCGCGCGGTTCTCGCGCATGGTTGTTCCTGGCGACCGCCTCGACCTGGAGGTGGTCCTCAAGCGGACCATCCGCAACATGGCGCTGTACCAGGGCATCGCCCGGGTCGACGGCGAGCAGGCCGCGTGCGCCGACATCCTGTGTGCCGAGGTCGTCAACAAGCCATGA
- the lpxA gene encoding acyl-ACP--UDP-N-acetylglucosamine O-acyltransferase, which translates to MSPVVIHPSAIVEAGARLADGVTVGAFSYIGADVEIGANTQIGPHCSVHGPARIGRDNRFIGHAAIGGEPQDKKYAGERVELVIGERNTVREFVTINRGTRGGGGATRIGDDNWLLAYTHIAHDCLIGNDCVFSNNATLAGHVVVGDHVILSGFAGVHQFCRIGAHAFIGMGAFVNGDVPPFVMVAQEGYSRPRGINNEGLKRRGFDAARIAMIKRAYRALYVAGHSLEEAHARLSEMAGDSDDVRELLDFIDSGDRPLLR; encoded by the coding sequence ATGAGCCCGGTGGTCATCCACCCCAGTGCGATCGTCGAGGCCGGGGCACGGCTCGCCGATGGCGTGACGGTGGGTGCCTTCAGCTACATCGGTGCGGACGTCGAGATCGGCGCCAACACCCAAATCGGGCCGCACTGCAGCGTGCATGGGCCGGCCCGGATCGGCCGCGACAACCGCTTCATCGGGCACGCCGCCATCGGTGGCGAGCCGCAGGACAAGAAGTACGCCGGCGAGCGCGTCGAGCTGGTCATCGGCGAGCGCAACACGGTCCGCGAGTTCGTCACCATCAACCGCGGCACCCGCGGCGGCGGCGGTGCGACCCGGATCGGCGACGACAACTGGCTGCTCGCCTACACCCACATCGCCCACGACTGCCTGATCGGCAACGACTGCGTGTTCTCCAACAACGCGACCCTGGCCGGGCACGTCGTGGTTGGCGACCACGTGATCCTCAGCGGGTTTGCCGGTGTCCACCAGTTCTGCCGGATCGGCGCGCACGCCTTCATCGGCATGGGCGCGTTCGTCAATGGCGATGTGCCGCCGTTCGTGATGGTCGCCCAGGAAGGCTACAGCCGCCCGCGCGGGATCAACAACGAAGGCCTGAAGCGGCGCGGCTTCGACGCGGCACGCATCGCGATGATCAAGCGCGCCTACCGCGCGCTGTACGTGGCCGGCCATTCGCTGGAAGAGGCGCACGCCCGCCTCAGCGAGATGGCAGGGGACAGCGACGACGTGCGCGAACTGCTGGACTTCATCGACAGCGGCGATCGGCCCCTGCTGCGGTGA